Proteins found in one Deinococcus sp. YIM 134068 genomic segment:
- a CDS encoding NPCBM/NEW2 domain-containing protein — protein sequence MPQRPPSRPPPRAGVALALAALLAACSSPSTAPGTGPYEYEAGVDYSWSDVPPGTPAQVEAGYPWRGVRALNTPTDNSLSALTWTSAVNGYGPVELDRSNNTRVGGDGQPLRIGGATYATGLGVHANSDISYALGGACSLLTAQVGVDDEVGDRGSAVFQVWNGTAAKLYDSGVMRGTDAAKPVSVDVTGVQNLRLVVTDAGDGIQFDHADWAEARVRCSATQPSGEKFLSDLTPVSATNGYGPYEVNRSNGERTAGDGRTLTVGGTTYPRGLGVHAASQLDYDLGGTCSTFSASVGVDDEVGDAGSVVFRVLADGEVLFDSGTLTGRDPARSVNVSVAGRARLSLQVGDAGDRVSHDHADWLNAKVVCSVVQPTVSGVEVSPPAVTLTVNGTQQLTADVKGTGAYDAGVTWRTGNAGVVTVSSTGLITGVAAGTATLTATSTFDPGKSGTAQVTVNAPSTLPPGGLLINFQPAASRPPTGYTADTGAAYTDARGFGWITEASAGSGAPVPLDITPNSRDRALVGLDTRLNTLQHMQFPASVASTTAVRTPAAWEYALPSGVYTVTVSVGDAGNSYDSTHQLNLEGQLAVGAFTPTPARKFRSTTLRVPVTDGRLTVDARGGTNTKINSVVIRPGDRPSVRGTTPQDAQTMVATTASLTADVNLPASAIDLATLTPAAVRLVDAGTGQAVPASLNTSGGGDAVVLQPSGQLQAHTRYVFEITEALRDTRGAAFLPMSLSFTTGASTTGGGVAFEKIELPTAPVMPYTTVEMGPDGRLYAATLTGEILRFGVLPDGTLGEPQVITSVQAAAGGPRTIVGMKFDPAATADNLVLWMSNNHFWDGTANSPDWSGKITRLSGPNLETVQDYVVGLPRSIRDHQTNSVAFRPGEPNALYVSQGSNAAMGAPDTAWGNRPERLLSGALLRVDLSKITSPPLNVKTGEGGLYNPSAAGAAVTIFASGIRNAYDLVWHTNGQLYVPTNGSAAGGNTPGTPASLPAACANRPDGPYTAPPVPALSNVSVQHDFLFRITQGGYYGHPNPLRCEWVMNGGNPTAGGDPAQVAEYPVGTAPDRNWRGFSYDFGEHVSANGVIEEYTSAPTSALRNKLLVVRYSAGKDIIVLTPGGASGDIVAAQTYVTGLTNFNPSPLDLTENRATGHLYVAQLDEQTGSGKLTLVRLK from the coding sequence ATGCCTCAACGCCCGCCCAGCCGCCCGCCGCCCCGCGCCGGAGTGGCGCTCGCGCTGGCCGCCCTGCTCGCGGCCTGTTCCTCACCGTCCACCGCGCCGGGGACCGGACCCTACGAGTACGAGGCCGGGGTAGACTACTCGTGGTCGGATGTCCCTCCGGGCACGCCAGCGCAGGTCGAGGCCGGGTATCCCTGGCGGGGCGTGCGGGCGCTGAATACCCCGACCGACAACAGCCTGAGCGCCCTGACGTGGACCTCCGCCGTGAACGGGTACGGCCCGGTGGAACTCGACCGCAGCAACAATACCCGTGTGGGCGGCGACGGCCAGCCGCTGCGTATCGGCGGCGCAACTTACGCGACGGGGCTGGGAGTTCACGCCAATTCGGACATCAGCTACGCGCTGGGCGGGGCGTGCAGCCTGCTGACCGCGCAGGTCGGCGTGGACGACGAGGTGGGCGACCGGGGCAGCGCCGTCTTTCAGGTGTGGAACGGCACGGCGGCCAAACTCTACGACAGCGGCGTGATGCGCGGCACGGACGCGGCCAAACCCGTGAGCGTGGACGTGACCGGCGTGCAGAACCTGCGGCTCGTCGTCACCGACGCGGGTGACGGTATTCAGTTCGACCACGCCGACTGGGCCGAGGCGCGGGTGCGCTGCTCGGCCACCCAGCCCTCGGGCGAGAAGTTCCTGAGCGACCTCACGCCGGTCTCGGCGACGAACGGCTACGGCCCCTACGAGGTCAACCGCAGCAACGGCGAGCGCACCGCCGGGGATGGCCGCACGCTCACCGTCGGCGGCACGACCTACCCGCGCGGGCTGGGCGTCCACGCCGCGTCGCAGCTCGACTACGATCTGGGCGGCACCTGCTCGACCTTCAGCGCCTCGGTGGGTGTGGACGACGAGGTGGGGGATGCGGGCAGCGTCGTCTTCCGGGTGCTCGCCGACGGGGAGGTGCTGTTCGACAGCGGCACCCTGACCGGGCGTGACCCGGCCCGCTCGGTGAACGTGAGCGTGGCGGGCCGGGCGCGGCTGAGCCTTCAGGTGGGTGACGCGGGCGACCGGGTGAGCCACGACCACGCCGACTGGCTGAACGCCAAGGTGGTCTGCTCGGTGGTGCAGCCCACCGTGAGCGGGGTGGAGGTCAGCCCGCCCGCCGTGACGCTGACCGTGAACGGCACCCAGCAGCTCACCGCCGACGTGAAGGGCACCGGGGCCTACGACGCGGGCGTGACCTGGAGGACCGGGAACGCGGGCGTCGTCACCGTCAGCTCCACGGGCCTGATCACGGGGGTGGCGGCGGGCACGGCCACCCTGACGGCGACCTCGACCTTCGACCCCGGCAAGTCGGGCACGGCGCAGGTCACGGTGAACGCGCCCTCGACCCTCCCGCCGGGCGGCCTGCTGATCAACTTCCAGCCCGCCGCCTCGCGGCCCCCCACAGGCTACACGGCGGACACGGGCGCGGCCTACACGGACGCGCGCGGCTTCGGCTGGATCACCGAGGCGAGCGCGGGCAGTGGCGCTCCCGTGCCGCTCGACATCACGCCGAACTCACGGGACCGGGCGCTCGTCGGGCTGGACACGCGGCTCAACACCCTCCAGCACATGCAGTTCCCCGCCTCGGTCGCCAGCACGACGGCGGTCCGCACCCCCGCCGCTTGGGAGTACGCGCTGCCGAGCGGCGTCTACACCGTCACCGTCAGCGTGGGGGACGCGGGCAACTCCTACGACAGCACCCACCAGCTCAACCTTGAGGGCCAGCTCGCGGTGGGGGCCTTCACACCCACCCCGGCGCGCAAGTTCCGGTCCACCACCCTGCGCGTGCCCGTGACCGACGGACGCCTTACCGTGGACGCGCGCGGCGGCACGAACACGAAGATCAACTCCGTGGTCATCCGGCCCGGCGACCGCCCCAGCGTGCGCGGCACCACCCCGCAGGACGCGCAGACGATGGTGGCGACCACCGCGTCCCTCACGGCGGACGTGAACCTCCCCGCGAGCGCCATCGACCTCGCCACCCTCACCCCGGCGGCGGTGCGCCTCGTGGACGCGGGCACGGGCCAGGCGGTTCCCGCCTCCCTGAACACCTCGGGCGGGGGCGACGCGGTGGTCTTGCAGCCGTCGGGGCAGCTTCAGGCCCACACCCGCTACGTCTTCGAGATCACCGAGGCCCTGAGGGACACGCGCGGCGCGGCCTTCCTGCCCATGAGCCTGAGCTTCACGACGGGCGCGAGCACCACGGGGGGCGGCGTGGCCTTCGAGAAGATCGAGCTGCCGACCGCCCCCGTCATGCCCTACACGACCGTGGAGATGGGGCCGGACGGGCGGCTGTACGCGGCGACGCTGACGGGCGAAATCCTGCGCTTCGGCGTGTTGCCCGACGGCACGCTGGGCGAGCCGCAGGTCATCACGTCGGTGCAGGCGGCGGCGGGCGGGCCGCGCACCATCGTCGGGATGAAGTTCGACCCCGCCGCCACCGCCGACAACCTCGTGCTGTGGATGAGCAACAACCACTTCTGGGACGGCACGGCGAACTCCCCCGACTGGAGCGGCAAGATCACGCGTCTGAGCGGCCCGAACCTGGAAACCGTGCAGGACTACGTGGTGGGCCTGCCGCGCTCCATCCGCGACCATCAGACGAACAGCGTGGCCTTCCGCCCCGGCGAGCCGAACGCGCTGTACGTCTCGCAGGGCAGCAACGCGGCGATGGGCGCGCCCGACACCGCCTGGGGCAACCGCCCCGAGCGGCTGCTGAGCGGGGCGCTGCTGCGGGTGGACCTCTCGAAGATCACCTCGCCCCCCCTGAACGTGAAGACCGGCGAGGGCGGCCTGTATAACCCCTCCGCAGCGGGGGCCGCCGTCACGATCTTCGCCAGTGGCATCCGCAACGCCTACGACCTCGTGTGGCACACCAACGGCCAGCTCTACGTCCCCACGAACGGCTCGGCGGCGGGCGGCAACACGCCGGGCACCCCCGCCTCCCTTCCCGCCGCGTGCGCGAACCGCCCGGACGGCCCGTACACGGCCCCCCCCGTGCCCGCCCTGAGCAACGTGAGCGTGCAGCACGACTTCCTCTTCCGCATCACCCAGGGCGGCTACTACGGCCACCCCAACCCCCTGCGCTGCGAGTGGGTCATGAACGGCGGCAACCCCACGGCGGGGGGCGACCCCGCGCAGGTCGCCGAGTACCCGGTGGGCACCGCGCCCGACCGCAACTGGCGCGGCTTCTCCTACGACTTCGGCGAGCACGTCTCCGCCAACGGCGTGATCGAGGAGTACACGAGCGCCCCCACCTCGGCCCTGCGGAACAAGCTGCTCGTCGTGCGCTACAGCGCGGGCAAGGACATCATCGTCCTCACGCCGGGGGGGGCCAGCGGCGACATCGTGGCGGCCCAGACCTACGTCACCGGCCTGACCAACTTCAACCCCAGCCCCCTCGACCTCACGGAAAACCGCGCGACCGGCCACCTCTACGTCGCCCAGCTCGACGAGCAGACGGGCAGCGGCAAGCTCACGCTGGTGCGGCTGAAGTAG
- a CDS encoding WD40 repeat domain-containing protein, with protein MTLRGVLLTLACALTVPRGEAGVSLPPTAPPHTLTVSRVYAGAVAYHPSGSLLATGNGEGEVRLWPLTGGLPAGEGGARTLRQPGAVRALAFGPDGREIAVVGGDGRVRLWEVGTGRLRRVLVPGTYHVTSVAFSPDGRTLATGGGDNSALSGPGNGVRLWDAASGGAVATLPGHTDVVTAVAFSPDGRTLASASRDGTARLWDAAARRETATLRGHEDHVNALAFHPDGQVLATGGADARVRLWEVPGGRLLRTLSGHAGPVRALAYAPGGAALASGGEDRRVLVRDPATGRVRRDLGGHTATVEALAFSPRGDTLASVGGRDRTVRLWAWR; from the coding sequence ATGACCCTGAGAGGCGTCCTGCTTACGCTGGCCTGCGCCCTGACCGTGCCGAGGGGGGAGGCGGGCGTGTCCCTCCCCCCGACCGCCCCGCCCCACACCCTGACGGTCAGCCGCGTCTACGCGGGCGCGGTGGCCTATCACCCGAGTGGGTCCCTCCTCGCTACCGGCAACGGCGAGGGTGAGGTCCGGCTGTGGCCGCTGACGGGGGGCCTGCCCGCCGGGGAGGGGGGAGCGCGCACCCTCCGGCAGCCCGGCGCGGTGCGGGCGCTCGCCTTCGGCCCGGACGGACGGGAGATCGCGGTCGTCGGTGGGGACGGGCGCGTGCGGCTGTGGGAGGTGGGGACGGGGCGGCTGCGGCGGGTGCTCGTGCCGGGCACCTACCACGTTACCTCCGTCGCCTTTTCCCCGGACGGGCGGACCCTCGCCACGGGCGGCGGCGACAACTCGGCGCTCTCCGGCCCCGGCAACGGCGTGCGGCTGTGGGACGCGGCGAGCGGGGGGGCCGTCGCCACGCTGCCCGGCCACACGGACGTGGTGACGGCGGTCGCCTTCTCCCCGGACGGGCGCACGCTCGCCAGCGCCAGCCGCGACGGCACCGCCCGGCTGTGGGACGCCGCCGCCCGGCGCGAGACGGCGACCCTGCGCGGTCACGAGGACCATGTGAACGCGCTCGCCTTCCACCCGGACGGCCAGGTCCTCGCCACCGGGGGCGCAGATGCCCGCGTGCGGCTGTGGGAGGTGCCGGGGGGCCGCCTCCTGCGGACGCTGAGCGGCCATGCCGGACCCGTGAGGGCGCTCGCCTACGCTCCGGGCGGCGCGGCCCTCGCCTCGGGTGGGGAGGATCGCCGCGTGCTCGTCCGGGACCCGGCGACGGGGCGGGTGCGGCGCGACCTCGGCGGCCACACGGCCACGGTGGAGGCCCTCGCCTTCAGCCCGCGCGGCGACACCCTGGCCTCGGTCGGGGGCCGGGACCGGACGGTGCGTCTGTGGGCGTGGCGATGA
- a CDS encoding AAA family ATPase: MLTLHLLGHVHVTHGQRAVPISAKAGALITYLAIEKLPQHRERLADLLWDTLESRKNLRVELARIRSAGLDVFPSSSQLLHLDHVTSDFDAWCSDAHRDMNERQLTGWLATLRGLPFTGLEDLGSSTFQTWVDQQRWLMIGQIEGHLRRAYWRHAREGHAWATRLIAERAEALGLDDPAQEAQAQTQAEAAAPFPVPGVFPAPSPVPALPSSPAPTVEAALSPAPAPRRALTVHFERPAEERELRRALGQAEEQARLIYLHGPAGSGKSYLLRRLAAQLDWATVPVACGRPARLVVAGLAQALLRLCDPADAPTLNHLLLHPAGLEEDVVKVAHLLSGVRRRVLLVFDQAQDMAPDLHPLLEFLVESCDEGGRAFVVLGREPSARVPLVRALLRRVERPRRLELSLALLPVASVQQLLEAQFPFEPSGRVRAAAARLLQRSEGNPLHLLSLLADAPNLESAHDAPMPQAVLDACGAELGRWPARLVEAAARLSVICGGFDLALASAALGEETGVTAALLHEALELRLLEEVGAQTPLPLPLGSVPGRSPEGQEADPDRAPAGGRYLFRSEGLRLALALRLPRFVRQEVRCRLAAALAGSAPGLAAYYAGRAGLPEEAARLRGEYRRLLPHDSPLHHAPTDPPGTPPAPVPFPVSPAPGADGPLPGPSDAPVVHQGYRLFHDRGGLNILSSARYGPAPTLTLRLPVPLAAPGQPAELRLLWRLDLYRGGEELGPTVPPFALRVTVPGSGVAHVLRPGGPCLYREEDAAQVAHAGVGLGAWMEHHLHLGPEEVGAGTGVLELSVRAVDLALTLAAVRWNGRDLPLAAPVTRPHSRTLAGL, from the coding sequence GTGCTGACCCTTCACCTGCTGGGACACGTTCACGTCACGCACGGGCAGCGGGCCGTGCCCATCTCGGCGAAGGCGGGCGCGCTGATCACGTACCTCGCCATCGAGAAGCTGCCGCAGCACCGCGAGCGGCTGGCCGACCTGCTGTGGGACACGCTGGAGTCTCGCAAGAACCTGCGGGTCGAACTCGCCCGCATCCGCTCGGCGGGGCTGGACGTGTTTCCGTCCAGCAGCCAGCTCCTGCACCTCGACCACGTGACAAGCGACTTCGACGCCTGGTGCTCGGACGCCCACCGCGACATGAACGAGCGCCAGCTCACGGGCTGGCTGGCGACCCTGCGCGGCCTGCCCTTCACCGGATTGGAGGACCTGGGCAGCTCGACCTTCCAGACGTGGGTGGACCAGCAGCGGTGGCTGATGATCGGGCAGATCGAGGGCCACCTGCGCCGGGCGTACTGGCGGCACGCCCGCGAGGGCCACGCCTGGGCGACCCGCCTCATCGCCGAGCGGGCGGAGGCGCTGGGCCTCGACGATCCGGCGCAGGAGGCGCAGGCGCAGACACAGGCCGAGGCCGCCGCACCGTTCCCCGTCCCCGGCGTGTTCCCGGCCCCTTCCCCTGTCCCCGCGCTCCCTTCTTCCCCCGCCCCCACCGTCGAGGCGGCCCTGTCCCCGGCTCCCGCGCCGCGCCGCGCCCTGACCGTCCACTTCGAGCGTCCCGCCGAGGAACGCGAGCTGCGCCGCGCGTTGGGGCAGGCCGAGGAGCAGGCGCGGCTGATCTACCTGCACGGTCCGGCGGGCAGCGGCAAGAGCTACCTGCTGCGACGCTTGGCCGCGCAGCTCGACTGGGCCACGGTGCCCGTCGCGTGCGGTCGCCCCGCCCGGCTGGTGGTGGCGGGCCTCGCCCAGGCCCTGCTGCGGCTGTGTGACCCCGCCGACGCCCCGACCCTGAACCACCTGCTGCTTCACCCGGCGGGGCTGGAGGAGGACGTGGTGAAGGTGGCCCACCTCCTCTCCGGGGTGCGCCGCCGGGTGCTGCTGGTCTTCGATCAGGCGCAGGACATGGCCCCCGACCTCCACCCGCTGCTGGAATTTCTCGTGGAGTCCTGCGACGAGGGGGGGCGGGCCTTCGTGGTGCTGGGCCGGGAGCCGTCGGCGCGGGTGCCGCTCGTGCGGGCGCTGCTGCGGCGGGTCGAGCGGCCCCGCCGTCTGGAGCTGTCGCTGGCGCTCCTGCCCGTGGCGAGCGTGCAGCAGCTTCTGGAGGCGCAGTTTCCCTTCGAGCCGTCGGGACGGGTGCGGGCCGCCGCCGCCCGGCTGCTCCAGCGCAGCGAGGGCAACCCCCTGCACCTGCTCAGCCTGCTCGCGGACGCCCCCAACCTGGAAAGCGCCCACGACGCCCCCATGCCCCAGGCCGTGCTCGACGCGTGCGGGGCCGAGCTGGGGCGCTGGCCCGCCCGGCTCGTCGAGGCCGCCGCCCGCCTGAGCGTGATCTGCGGCGGGTTCGACCTCGCCCTGGCGAGCGCGGCGCTCGGCGAGGAGACCGGGGTCACGGCGGCGCTGTTGCACGAGGCCCTCGAACTTCGCCTTCTGGAGGAGGTGGGGGCGCAGACGCCGCTCCCCCTGCCCCTCGGGTCGGTGCCGGGGCGGTCCCCCGAGGGCCAGGAGGCGGACCCCGACCGCGCGCCCGCCGGGGGCCGCTACCTCTTCCGCAGCGAGGGCCTGCGCCTCGCGCTCGCCCTGCGGCTCCCCCGGTTCGTGCGGCAGGAGGTGCGGTGCCGTCTCGCGGCGGCCCTGGCGGGCAGCGCCCCCGGCCTCGCCGCGTACTACGCCGGGCGCGCGGGCCTGCCGGAGGAGGCCGCGCGCCTGCGGGGCGAGTACCGCCGCCTCCTGCCGCACGACAGCCCCCTGCACCACGCCCCCACCGACCCGCCGGGCACGCCCCCCGCCCCGGTCCCGTTTCCCGTGTCGCCCGCGCCGGGGGCGGACGGCCCCCTCCCCGGTCCGTCCGACGCGCCGGTGGTTCACCAGGGCTACCGCCTCTTCCACGACCGGGGGGGCCTGAACATCCTCAGCTCGGCCCGCTACGGCCCGGCCCCCACGCTGACGCTGCGCCTGCCCGTGCCCCTCGCCGCGCCCGGTCAGCCCGCCGAGCTGCGGCTGCTGTGGCGGCTCGACCTCTACCGGGGCGGCGAGGAACTGGGGCCGACCGTGCCCCCCTTCGCCCTGCGCGTGACCGTGCCCGGCTCCGGGGTCGCGCACGTGCTCAGGCCGGGCGGGCCGTGCCTCTACCGCGAGGAGGACGCCGCCCAGGTCGCCCACGCGGGCGTCGGGCTGGGGGCCTGGATGGAACACCACCTGCACCTCGGCCCGGAGGAGGTGGGCGCGGGCACGGGCGTCCTCGAACTCAGCGTCCGCGCCGTGGACCTCGCCCTCACCCTCGCCGCCGTGCGCTGGAACGGGCGGGACCTGCCGCTCGCCGCCCCGGTCACGCGGCCCCACTCCCGGACGCTGGCGGGCCTGTAG